The Aminithiophilus ramosus genome contains a region encoding:
- the lysW gene encoding lysine biosynthesis protein LysW has translation MAQVTCVVCEGQVALPEGALVGEILLCPDCGTELELTGLDPLSVEEAPQVQEDWGE, from the coding sequence ATGGCTCAGGTGACATGTGTGGTTTGCGAAGGACAGGTGGCTCTCCCCGAAGGCGCCCTCGTCGGCGAGATTCTTCTCTGTCCCGACTGCGGGACGGAGCTGGAGCTCACGGGCCTCGACCCCCTCTCCGTGGAAGAGGCGCCCCAGGTCCAGGAAGAC
- a CDS encoding ISNCY family transposase, giving the protein MVLSLVKRTGKMSLMTTRRDLLMKTKEARRLGLVEEAVAGNLTVQEVADRLGLSRRQVFRLKRRYREEGAQGLLHKGRGKPSRRRISQETRDFVVSLAKGLYRDTSCQHMAELLAEEHDLVLSAKSIARFLRAENLSLVHRHRAPKRRSRRVRRSRRGDLVQMDASPFDWFEIGERCTLHGVIDDATGEVLGLWMARNECLFGYFRVLRQMLDRHGVPRELYADRHTIFLSPKSEKLTIKEELEDSAPVTQFGRALEALGTRYVPAGSPQAKGRIERLWGTLQDRLVVAFRRAGVKTIEEANVLLAAYPGEVHNPRFARPPAEGASAFLPPPDGPALDLLLTRQTDRKASGDSTISLDGKQYALIGPRRRPLLLARGQAVKVIEKLDGKLLALVHDGLYDLAAVDKEPPATPPPVIETKTGTPCKTKKQRKPAADHPWRQNPAPPAAAVGSEQGTGSPP; this is encoded by the coding sequence ATGGTATTGTCACTCGTGAAGAGGACAGGGAAAATGTCACTTATGACGACCAGGAGAGACCTACTCATGAAGACAAAAGAAGCAAGGCGCTTGGGGTTGGTGGAAGAGGCTGTCGCGGGCAACCTGACGGTTCAGGAGGTGGCCGATCGGCTCGGTCTGAGCCGCCGTCAGGTCTTTCGGCTCAAACGACGCTACCGGGAAGAAGGAGCGCAGGGGCTCCTGCACAAGGGACGAGGCAAACCGTCCCGGCGCAGAATCTCTCAGGAGACACGGGATTTCGTCGTCAGTCTGGCCAAGGGTCTTTACAGGGATACGAGCTGTCAGCACATGGCCGAACTCCTTGCCGAAGAGCATGATCTCGTGCTGAGCGCCAAGAGCATCGCCCGTTTCCTTCGCGCGGAGAACCTGTCCCTCGTTCATCGCCACCGGGCCCCGAAGCGGCGTTCCCGCAGGGTCCGACGGTCCCGACGAGGCGATCTGGTCCAGATGGACGCCTCTCCTTTCGATTGGTTCGAGATCGGTGAGCGTTGCACTCTCCACGGCGTGATTGACGATGCCACAGGAGAGGTCCTCGGTCTGTGGATGGCCAGGAATGAGTGCCTCTTCGGCTACTTCCGCGTGCTCCGTCAGATGCTTGATCGCCACGGCGTGCCTCGCGAGCTTTACGCCGACCGCCACACCATCTTCCTTTCTCCCAAGTCGGAAAAACTGACGATCAAGGAGGAGCTGGAGGACTCGGCGCCTGTAACCCAGTTCGGCCGCGCTCTGGAGGCTCTCGGAACTCGCTATGTCCCTGCAGGGTCTCCCCAGGCGAAGGGGCGGATCGAAAGGCTCTGGGGAACTCTTCAGGATCGTCTCGTCGTCGCCTTCCGACGGGCCGGAGTGAAAACGATCGAAGAGGCCAACGTCCTGCTCGCCGCCTACCCGGGAGAGGTCCATAACCCGAGGTTCGCTCGTCCTCCCGCAGAGGGGGCATCTGCCTTTCTCCCTCCGCCGGACGGCCCCGCTCTCGATCTCCTCCTGACTCGCCAGACCGACCGGAAGGCCTCGGGAGACTCGACGATTTCCCTCGACGGAAAACAGTACGCCCTGATAGGCCCCCGCAGACGCCCCCTGCTTCTTGCCAGAGGACAGGCGGTCAAGGTCATCGAGAAGCTCGACGGGAAACTCCTGGCTCTTGTCCATGACGGGCTCTACGATCTCGCAGCCGTCGACAAAGAGCCCCCTGCGACTCCCCCGCCTGTCATCGAGACGAAGACAGGCACTCCATGCAAAACGAAGAAGCAGAGGAAGCCGGCGGCAGACCATCCCTGGCGACAGAATCCCGCTCCTCCTGCCGCGGCGGTCGGCTCCGAGCAAGGGACGGGTTCCCCTCCCTAG
- a CDS encoding biotin transporter BioY, whose amino-acid sequence MKQRLRLMILASLFAVLTVVGAFIRIPFPVIPLTLQVFFVYLAGVLLGSKGALLSQGLYIAMGLLGLPVFTVGGGLQALLRPSFGFVVGFAVAAYVTGALTERHVEPSFRDYLLACLAGMASLYVVGVAGLYLNLNHLVGKEISLWGAVKVGALPFLPGDLLKAVAAAALARRVGAAVRQMLRPR is encoded by the coding sequence TTGAAGCAGCGTCTGCGTCTCATGATCCTCGCCTCGCTCTTTGCCGTGCTGACCGTCGTCGGCGCCTTCATCCGCATCCCCTTTCCCGTCATTCCCCTGACGCTCCAGGTCTTTTTCGTCTACCTGGCCGGCGTCCTTCTCGGGTCGAAGGGAGCCCTTCTCTCCCAGGGGCTCTACATCGCCATGGGGCTCCTCGGTCTGCCCGTCTTCACCGTCGGCGGCGGTCTTCAGGCTCTCCTTCGACCCTCGTTCGGCTTCGTCGTCGGATTTGCCGTCGCCGCCTACGTGACGGGAGCCCTGACGGAGCGTCACGTAGAGCCGAGTTTCCGGGACTATCTCCTGGCCTGTCTGGCCGGAATGGCTTCCCTCTACGTCGTGGGCGTCGCCGGCCTCTATCTCAATCTCAACCATCTCGTCGGCAAGGAGATCTCTCTCTGGGGGGCCGTCAAGGTCGGCGCCCTTCCCTTTCTTCCCGGCGATCTCCTCAAGGCCGTCGCGGCGGCGGCCCTGGCCCGGCGCGTCGGCGCGGCGGTACGCCAGATGCTGCGTCCCCGTTGA